The DNA region TTTCCTGAAATGTTGAACTTCCTTCCAATGTATGCTTTCTTTTTTCTGATGACAAATAGCAGACAAAAAACCCCTAGTCATTTTCAAAAAAAAACACAATTATTTAATATTAAATTATCGCTGGCTTAAGCGTTAGCACAGAAAGGTGCCCAGAATAGACAAATACTTTACTTTGGTCATCGGCGTGGCGCCTTTAGCCTGGTGTAGAATACGATCTCTCAAAACCTTAAGTGCATGCCCCATATGGTTCTCTACCGTCTTTTCTGAGATGCCCAGCTGCAAAGCAATAGCTTTATACTTTATGCCCTCCAGCCTGCTGAGCTTAAAGACTTCCCGGCATTTTTCGGGCAGCAGTTCGATTTCCCGATACAACAAAACAATCAGTTCATTCTGCTCATCCATCCTATCTAAATCTTCCTCGCTCAGGCTTTCTGCAATTTTCAGATGGTGTTTTTCAAGACTCCGCTCCCTGTTGACATGGTTTATGGAAGCATTGATCACACTTCTGTACAGGTAAGATTTAATTGAGGATATATCTGTGAGCAACTGTTTATCCTCCCATATTCTTAAAAAGATATTCTGTACGATCTCTTCTGCAACGGGAATTTCGCGCACGTATTTATCAGAGACCAGGATCAGTTTCTTAAAATTATCAATATAAAATCCTGTAAATGCTTCGGTATCCCTTTGTTCTATCAGCAGCAACAGATCCTGGCCGGTTATTATTGAGTCTGATTTTTTAGGGATCCCCATATCTGGTAAATACTAGAATAGTTAAGAGGTTAAATACTAAAGCCTAAAATACGACTTATAGCACAAAAACTCAATTCTCAGGAATAAAAAAGCAGAAACGTTACAGGGACTTTTAAAAAATTATTTGAATTAAAAAAAGGATGGCACCAAAAGAAATTATCTTTAGTAAATGTAATAAGGTGAAATCATCAGGTACACAATTACTCCGGTAACCGCTACATACAGCCAAAGCGGGTATGTAATCTTCGCTATCTTTTTATGCCTGTCAAAGCGTTCGGCCAATGCTCTGACATAGGTAATCAGTACCAGGGGTATTATCGCTACAGACAGCAGGATATGCGTTAACAGTATAAAGTAATAAACGTATTTAATAGTCCCTTCACCACCGAATTTGGTTGAGGGTGTGGTCATGTGATAGGCAATATACATCAACAGGAACAACAGTGAGCAGCCGATGGCACATTTCATTAAGTTCTCGTGCAGCTTACGCTTCCCATTTTTAACCGCCATTACGGCTATTACCAGTAAAACTGCTGTGATGCCATTTATAGTGGCATAAATAGGGGGTAAAAAAGGCAGTGGTGTAGCATTTGGTATCTTAACAACAAACAATACCGCTACAGCCAGTGGTATTACGATAGAGAGCAGAATAATCCATTTGTTGTATTTTTTCTCGATTGCGCTACTATTCGTTGTCATAATTCTTACAGCTTATCTTCCGTCGTTGTTGTTTCTTAATTCTTCTGCGATCAAGACCTTGATCTCATCGTCCAGCTTAGTGAGCGCCTCCTGATTGGTGGCTTCATAGTAGCCCCGTATCCTATGCTGATAGTCCAGCAGCACAAACAAATTGCTGTATGTAAATTTTGGTTCCCCGTTCAGTATCTCTTTATGGGCATCTACAGATAGCTCTTTATTGATCAGGTTATAGACCATAGCACTATCTCCTGTAAGCAGGTTCCATTTATCTGCCTGTGCAGAAACACCTTTCGCGTATTTGGCCAGGGCCTCCTGTGTATCCCTTGCAGGATCGATGCTTAGACTGGCAAAACGTACAACCTCATTTTTATGATACGCATGCTCCAAAGCTTTCATTGCCCGGTTAGCAAAATTAACTGCATCGGTATTTCCGGTGGTATAAAACAAGTTTAGGACTAAAATCTTGCCGCTATAAGTTTTGGCTGTTACGGTGTCCCCTTCCTGGTTAAGCAGCTTAAAGTTGTCTACTTTATGGTAAATGGTATCGGGGACCTGCTTACCCCTTACAGAATGAAAAGTTGAAGCTACTACTTTAGAACCAAAAATTGGCAGTGGTTTATAGCGGTTCTTCCCCTTCTCGACCAGTAAATTATACAAAAATCCTGGTACCGCTAAAATGGTGACCAGGATTAAAACTTTTTTTATTGAAGCTGCCTTCATTAAACCAATGGCATATGAATATGCAAATAGCCTCCCTCAATAAGCATCAGTACTATAAAGTAAAGAATAAAGATAAAAACTACCGATACACAAAGTTGCAGTCCAACTTTTTCATATTTAAGGTGCATAAAATAGGCAACAATGTAAAACGCTTTCATTAACGTTAAAGCAATGTATACGTAATTGCCAACGTGTTGCGACATGTGTTTGCCAGGAATGGCCCACAATGCAATGATGAACTCAATTACCGTAATGGCCAGCAGGATACCAAACACCTGCCAGATTTTCTTTTTGTCTAAACCGGCATGCTCGCCATGTGCATGTTCTCCGTGAGCGTGATCTGTATGTAATTCTGACATAATATCTTATTGAGAAAAATTAAACTAAATAGAAGAAGGTAAATACGAATACCCAAACAAGGTCTACAAAGTGCCAGTATAAACCAACCTTTTCGATCATCAGGTAGTGTCCGCGTTTTTCAAAAGTGCCATTAATGGTCATGCATAAAATGATGATGTTAATGATCACACCACTGAATACGTGGAAGCCGTGGAAACCGGTTATGGTAAAGAACAGGTTAGAAAACTGCAATGCAGATACTGTTGATACCTCTCCGGTAAACAAATGGTGTAAAGTTTCCATTGGTGGAATTTTACCCCAGCCAAAGCCTTCGTGGAAAAGGTGTGTCCACTCTGCTGCCTGACAGCCAAGGAACATAAAACCTCCTATAATCGTTGCAATCATCCACCAGATCACTTCTTTTTTAGATCTTCTGTGGCCAGCCTCAACAGCCAATACCATAGTTACAGAGCTCATGATCAGGATAAAGGTCATGATACCCACAAAAACCAGTGGATAACCGCCATCCGCTAAGCCTGGTACAGATTGGAAAACCAAATCCGGATCTGGCCAGGTGAATTTACTAAAGCGCTGCGCACCATAATAAACCAATAATGAAGAAAATGTGAATGCATCAGAAACCAAGAAAAACCACATCATTATTTTGCCGTA from Pedobacter africanus includes:
- a CDS encoding RNA polymerase sigma-70 factor yields the protein MGIPKKSDSIITGQDLLLLIEQRDTEAFTGFYIDNFKKLILVSDKYVREIPVAEEIVQNIFLRIWEDKQLLTDISSIKSYLYRSVINASINHVNRERSLEKHHLKIAESLSEEDLDRMDEQNELIVLLYREIELLPEKCREVFKLSRLEGIKYKAIALQLGISEKTVENHMGHALKVLRDRILHQAKGATPMTKVKYLSILGTFLC
- a CDS encoding DUF420 domain-containing protein, which gives rise to MTTNSSAIEKKYNKWIILLSIVIPLAVAVLFVVKIPNATPLPFLPPIYATINGITAVLLVIAVMAVKNGKRKLHENLMKCAIGCSLLFLLMYIAYHMTTPSTKFGGEGTIKYVYYFILLTHILLSVAIIPLVLITYVRALAERFDRHKKIAKITYPLWLYVAVTGVIVYLMISPYYIY
- a CDS encoding SCO family protein translates to MKAASIKKVLILVTILAVPGFLYNLLVEKGKNRYKPLPIFGSKVVASTFHSVRGKQVPDTIYHKVDNFKLLNQEGDTVTAKTYSGKILVLNLFYTTGNTDAVNFANRAMKALEHAYHKNEVVRFASLSIDPARDTQEALAKYAKGVSAQADKWNLLTGDSAMVYNLINKELSVDAHKEILNGEPKFTYSNLFVLLDYQHRIRGYYEATNQEALTKLDDEIKVLIAEELRNNNDGR
- a CDS encoding cytochrome C oxidase subunit IV family protein; translated protein: MSELHTDHAHGEHAHGEHAGLDKKKIWQVFGILLAITVIEFIIALWAIPGKHMSQHVGNYVYIALTLMKAFYIVAYFMHLKYEKVGLQLCVSVVFIFILYFIVLMLIEGGYLHIHMPLV
- a CDS encoding cytochrome c oxidase subunit 3, which encodes MSSLSQLDQVKTTPWSGGRSPWSVEYGKIMMWFFLVSDAFTFSSLLVYYGAQRFSKFTWPDPDLVFQSVPGLADGGYPLVFVGIMTFILIMSSVTMVLAVEAGHRRSKKEVIWWMIATIIGGFMFLGCQAAEWTHLFHEGFGWGKIPPMETLHHLFTGEVSTVSALQFSNLFFTITGFHGFHVFSGVIINIIILCMTINGTFEKRGHYLMIEKVGLYWHFVDLVWVFVFTFFYLV